One Fibrobacter sp. UWH4 genomic region harbors:
- a CDS encoding deoxyguanosinetriphosphate triphosphohydrolase family protein — protein sequence MQWNAETKKQIESRLNDKENSLAPYACKSAQAVRFHEAPKDIRPDFFHDSDKIIHSYCYSRYIDKTQVFYLVENDHITHRVLHVQLVAKIARTIGRFLNLNEDLIEAISLGHDVGHTPFGHDGERIISAFLQEQGAGIFEHNVQSFRLFHDLEAYGKGLNLTAQVLDGIICHNGEILQNSYGCDRSKTPEKLLTEYRESLNGNFKSKDMVPMTLEGCVMRISDVIAYIGRDIEDAIILKLVERESLPREVTEVLGNKNGEIVDTLIKDLVNNSIDKETLSFSQEVFDALNRLKDWNYRNIYLNPKKSTQDTKIKTMFRTVLEECLDELGSDKKVTGINHWFNSMSAEYKEATSKLRVVADYVAGMTDDYLMNAYKEIVVPKSFGINFK from the coding sequence ATGCAATGGAATGCTGAAACAAAAAAACAAATTGAATCTCGCCTGAACGACAAGGAAAATTCGCTTGCGCCTTACGCTTGCAAGTCTGCACAGGCGGTTCGTTTTCATGAGGCTCCCAAAGATATACGCCCGGATTTCTTTCACGATTCGGACAAGATTATCCATTCCTATTGCTACAGCCGCTACATCGACAAGACCCAAGTTTTTTACCTGGTCGAAAATGACCACATCACGCATCGCGTGCTCCATGTGCAGCTGGTGGCGAAAATCGCAAGGACCATCGGGCGTTTCTTGAACTTGAACGAAGATTTGATCGAAGCAATCTCGCTAGGACACGATGTCGGCCACACGCCTTTTGGACACGACGGCGAACGCATTATTTCTGCGTTTTTGCAGGAACAGGGCGCTGGCATTTTTGAACATAACGTTCAAAGTTTCCGTTTGTTCCACGACCTCGAAGCCTACGGAAAAGGCCTGAACCTTACCGCACAAGTGCTTGACGGAATTATCTGCCACAACGGCGAAATCCTGCAGAACAGCTACGGCTGCGACCGCAGCAAGACTCCGGAAAAGTTGCTGACGGAATACCGCGAAAGCCTCAACGGGAATTTCAAGTCGAAAGATATGGTCCCGATGACGCTCGAAGGCTGCGTCATGCGCATCTCGGACGTAATCGCATACATTGGCCGAGACATCGAAGATGCCATCATCTTGAAACTGGTGGAACGCGAAAGCCTGCCCCGCGAAGTCACGGAAGTGCTTGGCAACAAGAACGGCGAAATTGTCGACACGCTTATCAAGGACCTCGTGAACAACAGCATCGACAAGGAAACGCTCAGTTTCTCGCAGGAAGTTTTTGATGCGCTGAATCGCCTGAAAGATTGGAACTACAGGAACATTTACCTGAACCCGAAAAAGTCTACGCAAGACACAAAAATCAAGACGATGTTCCGCACCGTTTTGGAAGAATGTCTCGATGAACTCGGTTCTGACAAAAAAGTCACCGGAATCAATCACTGGTTCAATTCCATGAGTGCTGAATATAAAGAGGCAACATCCAAGTTGCGCGTCGTTGCCGACTATGTTGCAGGTATGACCGATGATTACTTGATGAACGCCTACAAGGAAATCGTAGTTCCCAAGTCGTTCGGGATTAACTTTAAGTAA
- a CDS encoding glycoside hydrolase family 5 protein, producing MGLGFNIGNSMEVPNDPTGWGNPYPTQDLMDSIKAVGFNTVRIPCAWDSHTSGGKVTETWLDSVKTVVDYAMRAGLYTILNIHHEGEGGWFQSNIGTSVDNTIDNKMKTYWTQIANKFKDYNERLIFAGANEPGPNVNTWTSQHVSTLMHYYQTFIDAVRATGGNNETRTLVIQGLNTDIDKSVANAPVTTFPTDKVEGRLMFEVHYYDPYQYTLMTGEQDWGAKEPIQPQYYYGDYTKASEPKRNAGYNAWAGSVDSKIGSIIHPQEQFAKMKTNYVDKGYPVIVGEFGANVRSPELSGSDLNLHKQGRVQWHKDVVSAAKQYGLTPILWDMGNESDTGYDNMAYIRRQSAPVGKVLETDVINAMRSVYGLGDYVNTGVTHVEDFISGESSTALKSFAKTSVKFTRNGNTLYGIGNISLYDLKGNLVRTAGNNASEATTMQLQGIHQGVYIAKCQGQTMRIQVK from the coding sequence ATGGGTTTGGGTTTCAACATCGGCAACTCGATGGAAGTGCCTAATGATCCGACCGGCTGGGGCAACCCCTACCCGACGCAGGACCTGATGGATTCCATCAAGGCAGTCGGCTTCAATACGGTCCGAATTCCCTGCGCCTGGGACAGCCACACTAGTGGAGGCAAAGTTACCGAAACTTGGCTTGACTCCGTAAAAACGGTGGTCGACTACGCCATGCGCGCAGGCCTCTATACGATTTTGAACATCCACCACGAAGGTGAAGGTGGCTGGTTCCAGAGCAACATTGGCACGAGTGTCGATAACACCATCGACAACAAGATGAAGACTTACTGGACGCAGATTGCAAATAAGTTCAAGGACTACAACGAACGTTTGATTTTTGCTGGCGCCAACGAACCCGGTCCGAATGTGAATACGTGGACCTCGCAGCATGTGTCTACGCTTATGCACTACTACCAGACTTTTATCGATGCCGTTCGCGCTACGGGAGGCAACAACGAGACCCGCACCCTGGTTATTCAGGGCCTTAACACTGATATCGACAAGTCTGTTGCAAATGCTCCGGTGACCACCTTCCCGACGGACAAGGTCGAAGGTCGCCTGATGTTCGAAGTGCACTACTACGATCCGTACCAGTACACACTCATGACTGGGGAACAGGATTGGGGTGCAAAGGAACCCATTCAGCCGCAGTACTATTACGGCGACTACACCAAGGCGAGCGAACCTAAACGCAACGCGGGCTACAACGCCTGGGCGGGTTCCGTTGATTCTAAGATCGGAAGCATCATCCATCCGCAGGAACAGTTCGCCAAGATGAAGACGAACTATGTTGACAAGGGTTACCCGGTCATCGTGGGCGAATTTGGCGCAAATGTCCGCTCTCCGGAATTGAGTGGCTCCGACCTGAATCTCCACAAACAGGGCCGCGTGCAGTGGCATAAGGATGTCGTTTCGGCAGCCAAGCAGTATGGGCTCACGCCAATCCTCTGGGATATGGGTAACGAAAGCGATACTGGCTATGACAATATGGCTTACATCCGTCGTCAAAGTGCGCCGGTGGGCAAGGTCCTCGAAACGGATGTCATCAACGCCATGCGTAGCGTCTATGGGCTTGGCGACTACGTAAATACGGGTGTCACCCATGTGGAAGACTTCATTTCGGGAGAAAGTTCGACCGCGCTTAAGAGCTTTGCTAAAACGAGTGTCAAGTTCACCCGTAACGGAAACACCCTTTACGGTATAGGAAACATTTCGCTTTATGACCTGAAGGGCAACCTGGTCCGCACCGCCGGCAACAACGCCTCCGAAGCGACCACCATGCAACTGCAGGGAATCCATCAGGGAGTCTACATTGCAAAGTGCCAGGGCCAAACGATGCGTATCCAGGTGAAGTAA
- a CDS encoding DUF3791 domain-containing protein → MPEQQQILFMQIRILRMASERFCLTLKATAELFKKFDVLRYIRECFGIFHVEGDEAVFEDVKAYLKAKGADL, encoded by the coding sequence ATGCCGGAACAGCAGCAGATACTCTTTATGCAGATTCGGATTCTGAGGATGGCCTCGGAACGGTTTTGCCTGACATTGAAGGCTACTGCGGAGCTTTTCAAGAAGTTCGATGTCCTCAGGTATATCCGCGAATGTTTTGGTATTTTCCATGTAGAAGGCGACGAGGCTGTTTTTGAAGATGTCAAGGCCTACCTCAAGGCGAAGGGGGCTGATTTATGA
- a CDS encoding MBL fold metallo-hydrolase, with product MKKRFLPLFALMASFVAFGCSDTKNQVAEKNAEQAKPAAESAEKAAPAETANVVHVAKTIKLANGASVTWIQDNQGEKLNPRSLFSDASDSLFASLNLPDGIPASVSVFLLQVAGKNILFDAGLGAFGGQMLNRLEALGVTPENVNFIYLTHFHADHIAGMIAKDSTGKDVKLFKNAAVYAGKMEYDAWMNDIAKNDLQKVIMGIYKDSLHLFAFGDTLPQGVIALDAVGHTPGHTAFQYSNLLVIGDLMHGYALQKDHPEINSNYDMDKEKSIKSRKRLMQYARDNKLTMAGMHLPPPGFAE from the coding sequence ATGAAAAAGCGTTTTCTCCCTCTCTTTGCCTTGATGGCGTCATTTGTCGCTTTCGGCTGCAGCGACACCAAAAACCAAGTTGCCGAAAAAAATGCTGAACAGGCAAAGCCTGCTGCGGAATCGGCAGAAAAAGCGGCCCCCGCAGAAACCGCCAATGTCGTTCATGTGGCTAAAACGATCAAGCTCGCAAATGGCGCAAGCGTGACCTGGATTCAGGACAATCAGGGCGAAAAGCTGAACCCCCGCAGCCTCTTTAGCGATGCAAGCGATTCCCTGTTTGCAAGTTTGAACTTGCCCGACGGCATTCCCGCCTCGGTGAGCGTATTCCTGCTGCAGGTCGCTGGCAAGAACATTCTGTTTGATGCCGGCCTTGGCGCGTTCGGCGGCCAAATGTTGAACCGCCTTGAAGCCCTCGGCGTAACACCCGAAAACGTCAACTTCATTTACTTGACGCACTTTCATGCTGATCATATTGCAGGCATGATTGCAAAAGACTCTACTGGCAAGGACGTAAAACTCTTTAAGAATGCTGCTGTCTACGCGGGCAAAATGGAATACGATGCCTGGATGAACGACATCGCGAAAAATGATTTGCAGAAGGTGATTATGGGCATCTATAAAGATAGCCTGCATTTGTTCGCTTTTGGCGACACGTTGCCGCAGGGGGTGATTGCACTTGACGCCGTGGGGCACACGCCCGGCCATACTGCGTTCCAGTATAGTAACCTGCTCGTGATTGGCGACCTGATGCATGGTTATGCGTTGCAGAAGGACCACCCCGAAATCAATTCCAACTATGACATGGATAAGGAAAAATCCATCAAGAGTCGCAAGCGCCTAATGCAATACGCCCGCGACAATAAACTTACCATGGCCGGCATGCACCTGCCGCCGCCGGGATTTGCGGAATAG